GGTGGCGCAGCTCCACGGCCGACGTGTGGCGCAACGGCCCGGAACTGGCGAGCAGCGCGAACCCGTGGACGGCCGACCAGCAGGGCCACTCCGCACCATACCGGGCATGTTCGCTCAGCAGCCCGGCGCCGACCATCCCGTCCAGTGCCTCGGTGAGCAGCGCGAACGGCGGCGGCACCCGGTCGGGTGACCGGACGCCGTCGGGGGTGAAGAACGCGGCGAACCACCCGGGCTCGGCGCGGGCGAACTCGATGTACCCGATTCCGACCGCGTACAGCCGCTCCCAGGCGCGCCCGTCCTGCGCGGGCCAGTGCCGGAGCATCGCGGTCGCCATCCGCTCGTGCACGGCGGAGGAGACCGCGGCGAGCAGGTCCGGCCGGCCGGAGAAGTGGCGGTAGGCCGCGCTGGGCGTGACCCCGACGGAGCGGGTCGCCTCCCGGAGCGAGAGTGCTTCCGGCCCGCCGGCCCGCACCAGGGCCAATCCGGCTTCGACCAGGTCCGCGCGCAGGTTGCCGTGGTGGTAGGACGCCTGCTGGGCCGCCATCTCTTGTCCGCTCTCCGTTCGATGTCTACCATGTCAGCATCTGTGTTAACAGCGTTCACATTATAGGAGCTGAGTTCGATGACGATGTCCCGCCCACCGGTGGTCCCGCACGACGAGTGGCGATCGGCGCTCGCTGACCTGCGTGCGCGGGAGAAGGCCGCGACCCGCGAGCTCGACGCGATCGCGGCGCAACGCAGGCGGCTTCCGATGGTCAAGCTTCCTGAGTACACGCTGGAGGCAGCCGACGGCCCGGTCCGGCTGGCCGAGCTCTTCGCGGGGAAGTCCCAGCTGATCACCTACCACCACATGTGGAACCCTGGCGCCGAGTGGCAGTGCCCCGGCTGCACCGGCTTCACCTCACAGTTCACGCGGCTGGAGTTCCTGGAGAACTACGACGCACGATTCGTGATCGTGACCCAGGGCCCGATCCAGGAAGCGCTCGCCTACGCGGACAAGGTCGGCAACCGGATGACCTGGTACTCCACCGCCGGCAGCGAGTTCGGGGCCGACATGGGCGCCGGCCCGGGCGAGGGTTTCGCGGTCAACGTGTTCCTGCGGGACGGTGACGACGTCTACCGCACCTGGCACACCGACGGGCGCGGCACCGAGCAGCTCTCCCACACCTTTCCGCTGATCGACCTGCTGCCCTATGGCCGGCAGGAGGAGTGGCAGGACTCCCCCGCCGGCTGGCCCCAGCGCCCCACCTACTCCGGCTGGACCGGGTCGGAGGAGATCGCCGCCGCGTACGGGCAGGCCTGATCTCCCGACGGCGGGGCGTGAGTTGCCGCATCCTGTCGCCTCGACCGAGTCACATGCGACAGAACGGGGCAACGCGCGACGGATCTGCTCTCAGCTCCGCTCGGGGAACTGCCCCTCCTCGCGGATCCGGGCGTTGAGCTCGGCGAGGTACTCGGACTCGTCGAAGTCCAGCGGCACCTCCCGGCCGAGCCAGGCCGAGAGGTGGATGGCGTTGGCCAGTCGCACGCCGTTCATCCCGTCGGTCCCGGGCGCGAGCAGGGGTTCGCCGTCGTTGATGTGGGCCGCGAAGTTGCGGATCACCTCGGCGTGCTGCGAACCCCAGGCGGAGTCGAAGGAGATTGTCTCGGTCTGCATCTTCTCGTCCAGGCCCAGCTGGCCCTGGAACATCCGGCGCACGTCCTCCTTGGCGACACCGTCGCTGATGACGCGCTCGTCCTCGGTCAGGCGGGTCACCGTGGCCGTGGCCGAACCGTCGACGACGATCTTGCCCCGGTCCCCCAGGATCTCGAACCGGTCGGTGCCGATGAGGTCGTGGGTGGCCGTGATGAACACGCCGGTGGCGCCGTCGCCGTAGTCCACCAGCGCCGTCACCTCGTCCTCGACGGCGATGTCGCGCCGGAAGCCGAACGCGGCCTTGGCGAAGACCGACTGCGGCACCCCGCAGATCCACTGCCACAGGTCCAGCTGGTGCGGGGCCTGGTTGACGAGCACCCCACCGCCCTCGCCGCCCCAGGTGGCGCGCCACGCGCTCTGCTCGTAGTAGCCCTGTGGGCGCCACCAGGTGGTGATGATCCAGTTCGAGCGGCGGATCTTCCCGATCTCTCCGGCGTCGACGATCTCCTTGATGCGCCGGTACAGCGGGTTGGTGCGCTGGTTGAACATGATCGCGAAGGTCTGGTCCGGCTTGGTGGCCGCGAACTCGTTGAGCTCACGCACCTGCGAGGTGTAGACCCCGGCCGGCTTCTCCACCAGCACGTGCAGCCCGGCCGCGAGCGCCGCGATCGCGGCCTCGGGGTGCTGGTAGTGCGGGATGGTGGTGATCACCGCGTCCACCGCGCCGCTGCCGAGCAGACTGTCGTGGTCCGCGAACAGCGGGACCTCCGGGTGCGCCGTACGCACCGCCTCGCGCCGGTCCGGGTCGACCTCCGCGACGGCGGCCAGCCGGGCACCGGCGATCTGGCCCTCTCCCAGCATCCTGGCGTACGTCGACCCCTGCGCGCCGTAGCCGATGATTCCGATCCGGACTTCGCCCGTCACCTGATCTCCCTCGTTCGTGTGCCTGGCAGCCTAGGAGCCCCCGACGGCGTCCGGTCACCTGTTGCCGCTGGTTGCCGCGCGCAGGCAGGTGCCAGGATGGGCCCATGATCGTTGTGACCACGAATGAGATCCCCGGGTACCGGATCGATGCCGTCATGGGTGAGGTGATGGGGCTGACCGTGCGGGCGGCCAACATCGGCCAGAACTTCGTCGCGGGCTTCCGTTCGCTCGGGGGCGGCGAGGTGACCGAGTACACCCGGCTGGTCTACGAGTCCCGCCAGGAGGTGATGAACCGGATGGTCACCGAGGCGCAGCGGCGCGGCGCGAACGCGGTGATCGGGATGCGTTTCGACACCGGCGACATCGCCCAGTCCTTCTCCGAGGTGTGCGCCTACGGCACCGCCGTCTACGCCGTGCCGTTGGCCGGCACCGAGGAGGGGCACACGGTGCAGTCCGCCCAGATCGCAGCCCGCGGGGGGATCGAGTCCGTCCCGGCCGGCCAGGGCGGGTCAGGCCCTGTCCCGCCGCCGGCGGCCGGGTACGGGGCCGAGGCACCGCAGCAGAGCCCGCAGGGGCAGAACCCTCCGCCGTCGCAACCGTCGGCTCCCTACGGACAGACCCCAGCTCCGCCGGACCCGCCGCAGAACCCCTACCTGTAGCCGGGCGATCTCACTCGAGCTGCAGGAGCGCGTTCTCGACCAGCTCGGGCATCGAGGGGTGGATCCAGTACTGACCCCGCGCCAGCTCGCGCACGTCCTGCTCGAAGCTCATCGCCTGGATGAGCGGCTGCAGCAGCGTGGACGCCTGCGGCCCGATGATGTGGGCGCCCAGCAGGCGGCCGGTGCCCTTCTCGGCGACGAGCTTGGCGAAGCCCGTCGTGTCCTCCATCGCCCAGCCGTAGGCGATGTCGCTGTAGGACTGGCGGGCCACCGAGATCTCGATGCCGCGGGCCCGCGCGTGCTTCTCGCTCATCCCGACGGCGGCCACCTGCGGGGAGGAGAACACGGCGTGCGGGACGTACCGGTGGTCGGCGGCGCGCAGCGCCTCCGGATGCAGCAGGTTGTGCTGGACCACCCGCGCCTCGTGGTTGGCCACGTGCTTGAGCTCCCAGTGCGAGCTGATGTCACCGAGCGCCCACACCCCCTCGACCGTGGTGCGCTGGTACTCGTCCACCACCAGCAGGCCGGCGGGGTTGATACCGAGCCCGCCCGCCTGGGCATCGAGCAGATCGGTGTTGGGCTTGCGGCCCACGGCCACCAGCAGCTCGCCGGTGACCAGGGTGGTGGGGCCGTCCGGGCCGTCCAGCTCCAGCTCGAGGGTTTCCCCCTGCCGGTGGACCCGGCGCAGGCGGGTCTCGGTCCGTACGTCCCAGCGCCGGCGGGCGAGGTGGGTGAAGCGCTCGGAGATCTCCTCGTCCTCGGCCCGCAGCAGCGCGCCGGAGCGGTTGATCACCGTCACCGCGACCCCGAACGCGGAGAAAACGTGCGCCAGCTCGGCCGCCACGAACCCGCCGCCCAGGATGGTCATGTGCTCGGGCAGTCTCTCCAGCCGCATGATCGTGTCACTGGTGTGGAACCCGGCCTCGACCAGACCGTCGATGTCCGGGACCACCGGGCGCCCGCCCGCGGCGACCACCACCTCGTCGGCGCTCAGGGAGACCGGTGCCCCGCCGTCGGCAGGCTCGACCTCCACCTGCCGCGGCCCGGTGAACCGGGCGGTGCCCCGATACAGGGTGACGTGGTCGTTGTCGGGGTGGCTCGCGCGGTAGACCTGGCCGGCATCGGCGATGGGGTCGATCCGGCCGAAGATCCGGTCGCGGATGTCGGGCCAGCGCACACGGTCGAGGGTCTCGTCCACGCCCAGCCGGGAGGAGGCGGCGGGAGTGGCGGCGACATCGGCGGTGTGGACGAACATCTTGGTGGGGATGCAGCCGACGTTCAGGCACGTGCCGCCGAAGGTGCCGCGCTCGACGATCGCCACGGACCGGTCGCGGAACTCCTCGTTCAGGATCGAGTTGCCCGATCCGGTTCCGATCAGCAGCAGATCGACATGCGGCACGGCAAGGTCCTTCCAGCGGGGCAGGGGTGCGGGGTCAAGCCTAGAGCGAGCGGCGCGCCGCCCGGGGACGGATCCGCACCGGCGGCAGCTCGGGCGCCGGCAGCGCCGGGCCCGGATCGTTGGGCAGGTCGAACCGGGGCCGGTGCGGGCCGCCGGTCTCGGCGCCGATCTCGCGCTGCCACGCGCGGCGGAACTCCACGATCTCGTCGTGATCACGACCGACGAAGTTCCACCACATGACGATCTCCTCGCCGAACGGGGGCCCACCGAAGAGCACCACCCGTGCGCCGCGCTCGCCGGCCTCGATCACCAGGGTCTCCTCGCGTGCTTCGCGGAAGCCCAGGTGGCCGGCCGGGACCGGGGACCCGCTCATGGTCACCTCACCCGAGTCGACGAGCACCCCGAGCTCGAATCCGGGCTGGTCCACGGTCACCCCGGCACCGGCCTCGAGCACCACCTCCGCCCCCAGCAGGTCGGTGGGCGTGGTGATCGGTGAGGAGCCGCCGAGTGCGCTGCCGAGGAAGACCTGTGCGCGGTAACCCTCCCCCTGCACCACGGGCGGCTCGTACCGGTCGAAGGAGCGCTCCCCGAACCGGGCAATCTCGGGTAGCGCGACCCACATCTGGACCCCGTGCAGCGTGGTGGTCTGTGCGGTGGAGCGTTCGGAGTGGCTGATCCCGGCGCCGGCGGTCATCAGGCTCAGCGCCCCGGGCCCGATCCGCGCCGTGTGGCCGGCGCTGTCCCGGTGCTCGATCTCGCCGGAGAAGAGCCAGCTGACGGTGGCCAGCCCGGTGTGCGGGTGCGGCGGGACGTCCATGCCACCGGTCGAGGCGACGTCGTCGGGGCCGTAGTGGTCGAGGAAGCACCAGGCACCGATGAGCGAGAGTGCCCGCTGGGGCAGGGTGCGCCGCACCGACATCGCCCGCGGGCCCCCGAGGGGGACATCGCGCGGCTCGAGCACCTGGATGCCTGCTCCCCGGCTGGTGGTGCACACCACCTCCTGCGGCCGGGCCTCCACATTGCTCATCGCTGCTCCGTTCTGCTCGTCGGTCGGTTCCGGGGTGGGCGGGGTTCGGCGCCGGCTCTCAGCCGGACCGGATGGGCCAGCACCTCGGCCAGCACGACGGCGTGGGAACCCTCGATCTCCCGGGTGGCCGTCACGAGCGTCACCTCGCCCGCGGCGAGCAGCCGGCGCAGATGCGCGAGCGCCTGCTGGCTCTGTGGTGCGCTCAGCTCCTCGCGGTACCGCGCCGCGAACTCCTCGAAGCGCTCACCGGCGTGGCCGTACCATCGCCGGAGCTCGTGGCTGGGCGCCACCTCGGGCATCCACGTGCCCGTACGCGGATCGTCGCGGCGGATTCCGCGGGGCCACAGCCGATCCACGAGCACGCGCGCGCCATCGCCGGGGTCGAGGGCGTCGTGAACGCGAGCGAGGCGCATGGATCCATTGTGCGCGCTCGCGGGGCCCCGCAGGGCATCGATCGCGGCACGGCACCGATCGCACCGGCCATCCCGCGTGACCGCATCGACACGGCTGCGCCGGTCTGCGGCAGCATCGCCCCGCACTCCACGCATGCGTGTCGTACCGGTCGCGCGAACCCGGCGTTGCGGCCGGGCCCACCGCAGAGGCGATTGAATTGCTCAGGTAAGACAAACCTTATTTCCTGAACCGGCCGAGAGAAATCGAAAATGGTGACGTGGACGACGCGAAAAGAAGAATGTCCAGAATTCTGCCCGTTGCACTTTCCGTTCCCTCGATCCGGGTCTATTCTCGACAAAAGTCCCTACGCACGGGAGGTCACCAGAATGAGTACGCTCGCGGATATGCCCACCGTCACCGAGTGCTCGGTGGAGGGTTGCTCCTACAACGATCACTCGCACTGCCACGCGGCAGCGGTCACGATCGCCGGCTCCCCCGGTGACGCGCACTGCGCCACCTTCATCCCGCTCAGTTCCAAGGGTGGCCTGGACAAGGTGGTCACCCACGTCGGCGCCTGCCAGCGCTCGGACTGCGCGCACAACTCCTCGCTGGAGTGCACCGCGCCCTCGGTCCGGGTAGGGGCCGGTTCGGACGAGGCCGACTGCCTGACCTACTCCCCGCACTGATGCCGCACGTGGGCTCAGCCGTGGCCGCGGCTGAGCCCACGCACGACCGACCCGGCCCCACGGACCGAGCAGGCGATATCGCCTGCTCGTCATCGGCCCGTCCCCTGCTGGTCACCGGGCGTTCGCCGGGCCGCTCTAGCGTTCGAGGGTCCACACCCCCGAACCGAAGGCTCCCTCCGTGGCCAGCAGATCAGGCCGGCTCCTCGCCGCCGTCACCGCATGTTCCCTCGCAGCCCTGGGCGCCGCTGTGGCCGCTCCGGCCGCGGCTGCCGAACGGGACGCACTGTTCGTCTCCGAGGTGGTGCCGAACAACGCGAGCTATGACCACTTCGAGTGGTTCGAGCTGCACAACCCGAGCGACTCCGCCGTCGACCTGAGCAGTTATGAGTTCGCCTACATCTACGGCGATTCACCGGACACCAGCGGCGACACCTCTCTCATAGTGGAGGGAGTCACGCAGATCGAGGCCGGCGGCACGCTGGTCGTGTGGCTGCGCTACGACAGCGGCTCCGGCGTCAACTCCTTCGACTACACCGATGCCGACTTCCGCGCCCACACCGGCCTGGCCGCGGATGCACCGCTCGCCCACGCCACCGGGCAGAACGGAATGGCCAACGGCGGCGGCCGGGGCATCCGGGTGACCGGCGCCACCGACACCACGTGGTCGTACTACATCGAGGGCCTGGGCAACGACGAGAGCGCCACCTTCCAGCTGCCGGCCACCACCGAGGAGTCCTCCTACCCCCAGCTCGCCACCGGAGCCACGCCGACACCCGGCACCGTCACCGCCGAGCAGCTGGTGCCGGCCGACCCGCCGGACGGGCCCGAGCCGGAGCCGGCCCCCGAGCCCGATCCGGACCTGGTCACCGCTCCCCTGCAGGTCACCGAGGTCCTCCCGGACTCCAGCAACGTGGGCACCGCGGACGGATACGAGTTCATCGAGGTCTACAACGCCACCTCCGAGCCGGTGGACTTCGCCGACTACGCGCTGACGTACCTCTACCCGCAGGACGTCACGACCAACACCAACGAGGCGCACTGGCCGAGCGTCCCGCGCGATGTGGTCATCGACCCCGCCGACACCCTGGTGCTGTGGATCAAGAACGGCCAGAACGACGAGCTCGGTGACGCCGAGTTCAACGCGCACTTCGGCTCCGACCTCACCCTCGGCGAGGACCTGGTGGAGATCTTCGCCGGTGGCATGGCGAACGGCTCCCCCCGCGGCCTGGCGATCCGGACCAACACCGGCTTCGACGTCAACCGCGCCTACTACAACATGACCGAGACCGACGACACCTCCCCCGACCAGGGCATCCGGTACGCCGTCTCCGACGACCTGCAGCTGCAGACCCTGCTCGACACCGCCCCGGCCACCCCCGGGCGCGTGCAGGCCGACCAGGTCCCCGACGGTCTGATGGTCGTCGAGGCCGACACCACCAACCCGGTGATCGAGGACCTGACCCCCGCCGAGATCGACCCGGCCCAGGACTTCACGCTCGAGTTCGAACTCACCGACGACGTCCAGGTCCGCACCGCGACGCTGAGCCTGACCAACGACGTGGACAGCGATGCCGGGGCCCCCGCGCGCGAGATCAGCCTCACCCACGCCGGCGACGACCTGTACCGCACCACCATCTCGGCGGCCGACCTGACCGGGAAGTCGAGCTACACCTACACCCTCACGGTCACCGACGGCACCAACACCGTGACCACCGACGCCGTCGAGGTGCCGGTGGCGGGCGCGTCCACCGAACCGCTGCGGCTGAACGTGGCCGACGACGAGTTCGTCTCCGGCACCACCAGCATCTCCGCCGCCGGCGAGACCTACCCCCCGACCCTCGACCTCGCGATCGACGGCACGTCCGTACCGACCCAGGCGAGCCTGGAGCGGGCGCCGCAGTTCGTCTTCGAGGTCTCCCAGACCGACTTCTACTTCCGCAACGGGGTGCGCATCGGGGAGGACGTCCTCTACATCTTCGACGAGGGCACCTACGCCGACACGGTCACCATGTCCACCCCGGTGCCGCTGGAGTACCTCAGCCAGGACGAGGACCTCACCGTCAGCATCTGGTCGGGCACCAAGGCCGCACCGGAGATCGACCCGGACGAGAACAATGACGACTTCGTCATATCCGGGATGCGGTTGCTGCTCCCCGACGGGCGCACCCTCACCCCGGCCGGTTACGACGACCCGAACCAGACCATCGCGATGGGTGACTCCACCGGCAAGAACGACTTCTACGACTCGGTCTTCACCATCCCCGACGACGCTTACACCGCCCTCGCCCACGCCTGGGACACCACCGCGGTGGCCGACGGTGAACACGAGATCCGCGCCACCGACGGCGAGCTGGAGGCAGCCGCCACCGTAGTGGTGGACAACACCGCACCGCAGGTGAGGCCGTCGGTGACCGACGGCGAGACCTACCAGGGCGAGATCGTCCTCGACGCCGAGATCACCGACGGGGGTTCCGGTGTGGAGACCGTGACCGCCGAGCTGGACGGTGAGGAGATCGACCTGCCGCACCCCACCTCCTCGGTGGAGTTGGCCACCGGCGAGCACGAGCTGGCCATCACCGCCACCGACGCGCGCGGCAACACCACCGAGTCGGTGACCACCTTCGCGGTCCCCGAGGAGATGCCCACCGGCGCCGTGACCGCACCGACCGACGGCGCCGAGGTGGCTCCGGGCGATGTGGAGCTGACCGCCTCGGTCTCGGACCCGACCGGCGACCCGCTGGACGTGGAGTTCCGGCAGGGCTACCGCTACGACCTGGGCGATGAGCAGATCACCACCACTCAGGGCACCACCCAGGACGCGGGCGCCCTCGAGCGCGAGGGCAGCGTGCTCACAGCGGCCGATCTGGCCACCGACGCCGGCCTGGAGCCCGTCACCTCGGAGTCGGCCTTCCCGTTCACCCAGTTCGAGGTGCAGGTGCCGGCCGAGGCGGGCGAGCAGGCGGATGTGCGTGTGGCCTGGGAGGGCACGGCTGACGCCGATGCCCAGGTGATCCTGTACGCCCTGGCAGCCGACGGCGGAGCCTGGGTCGAGGTGGACCGTCACCTGACCACGGCCGACGGTGAGGAGATCTCCCTGGGCGGAACGGTCGCCGTCGGCGATCACGCTGCCGAGGGTGCGGTGACCGTGCTGGTGCAGCACTCCGAGGGCTTCGCCGGTCTCGACCAGACCCCGCGCGAGGACCTCGAGCCGTACCACCCGGATGACACCCCGCGCAGCGAGTACGACTTCACCCTCGCCTGGGAGTCCGACACCCAGTACTACAACGAGGAGTTCTACAACCATCAGGTCGCCATCCACGACTACCTGCTCGAGCGCCGCGAGGAGCTCAACCTGCAGTACGTGATCCACACCGGCGACATCGTCGACGACTTCGACCAGCCCTACCAGTGGGAGAACGCCGATCCGCAGTACGCGCGCTTCGACGAGGCCGGGCTGCCCTACGGGGTGCTCGCCGGCAACCACGACGTGGGCAGCGGCCTCTCGGACTACACCGAGTACTCGCGGTGGTTCGGGGCGGACCGGTTCTCGGCCAACCCGTGGTACGCCGAGTCCTTCCAGGACAACCGTGGCCACTACGACCTCATCAGTGCCGGCGGGATCGACTTCCTCATGCTCTACATGGGCTGGGACCCGGGTGAGGAGCACATCGAGTGGATGAACGAGGTCCTCGCCGCTCACCCCGAGCGGGTGGCGGTGGTCAACCTGCACGAGTTCATGCTCACCACCGGTGGCCTGGGCCCGATCCCGCAGCAGATCATGGACGAGGTGGTCGCGACCAACCCGAACGTGCGGATGGTGACCTCCGGTCACTACCACGACGCCTTCCTCCGGGTGGATGGTTTCGACGACGACGGTGACGGGGTCGAGGACCGGAAGGTGCACTCGATGCTGTTCGACTACCAGGGCCTGCCCGAGGGCGGCCTGGGCTACCTGCGCCTGCTCCACTTCGACAACGAGTCCGAGCAGATGTCGGTGCGCACGTTCAGCCCGTCGGAGGACCGGTACAACTCCGACGACCCGAACCTGCTCGGGCCGGACGAGGACCCCTACCTGTACCAGGACTTCTCGATCTCCTACGCCGACCTGCGCATCACCCCGCAGGACCGGGAGCTGGTGACGCAGTCCTTCACCGCCGAGGTGCTCGGTGAGACGGTGATCGCCTCCTTCGACGACGTCGCGACTGGGATCGGCGCGGCGAGTGCGCCCGGTGCGGGTGCGGACGGGCAGCGCTCGGTGGCGCGGATGCCGGTGCCGAACCCGGACGGGTCGGTGACGCTCTCGGCGATCTGGACGCTCACCGAGCCGGGTGAGTACGGCTGGTTCGTGCAGACGGCCGACCCGTACGGTGCCGTGAGCGCCTCGGAGGTCATGACCTTCGTGGTGACCGGCGAGGGAGCGGGCGGGCCCGACGGGTCCGATGGTTCGGACGGCGCCGATGATTCGGACGGTGCCGATGATTCGGACGGTGCCGATGGTTCGGACGGCGGCTCGGCCGGCGGCT
Above is a window of Ruania suaedae DNA encoding:
- a CDS encoding DUF1540 domain-containing protein, with product MSTLADMPTVTECSVEGCSYNDHSHCHAAAVTIAGSPGDAHCATFIPLSSKGGLDKVVTHVGACQRSDCAHNSSLECTAPSVRVGAGSDEADCLTYSPH
- a CDS encoding DUF899 domain-containing protein; this encodes MTMSRPPVVPHDEWRSALADLRAREKAATRELDAIAAQRRRLPMVKLPEYTLEAADGPVRLAELFAGKSQLITYHHMWNPGAEWQCPGCTGFTSQFTRLEFLENYDARFVIVTQGPIQEALAYADKVGNRMTWYSTAGSEFGADMGAGPGEGFAVNVFLRDGDDVYRTWHTDGRGTEQLSHTFPLIDLLPYGRQEEWQDSPAGWPQRPTYSGWTGSEEIAAAYGQA
- a CDS encoding DUF488 domain-containing protein, yielding MRLARVHDALDPGDGARVLVDRLWPRGIRRDDPRTGTWMPEVAPSHELRRWYGHAGERFEEFAARYREELSAPQSQQALAHLRRLLAAGEVTLVTATREIEGSHAVVLAEVLAHPVRLRAGAEPRPPRNRPTSRTEQR
- a CDS encoding lamin tail domain-containing protein encodes the protein MAAPAAAAERDALFVSEVVPNNASYDHFEWFELHNPSDSAVDLSSYEFAYIYGDSPDTSGDTSLIVEGVTQIEAGGTLVVWLRYDSGSGVNSFDYTDADFRAHTGLAADAPLAHATGQNGMANGGGRGIRVTGATDTTWSYYIEGLGNDESATFQLPATTEESSYPQLATGATPTPGTVTAEQLVPADPPDGPEPEPAPEPDPDLVTAPLQVTEVLPDSSNVGTADGYEFIEVYNATSEPVDFADYALTYLYPQDVTTNTNEAHWPSVPRDVVIDPADTLVLWIKNGQNDELGDAEFNAHFGSDLTLGEDLVEIFAGGMANGSPRGLAIRTNTGFDVNRAYYNMTETDDTSPDQGIRYAVSDDLQLQTLLDTAPATPGRVQADQVPDGLMVVEADTTNPVIEDLTPAEIDPAQDFTLEFELTDDVQVRTATLSLTNDVDSDAGAPAREISLTHAGDDLYRTTISAADLTGKSSYTYTLTVTDGTNTVTTDAVEVPVAGASTEPLRLNVADDEFVSGTTSISAAGETYPPTLDLAIDGTSVPTQASLERAPQFVFEVSQTDFYFRNGVRIGEDVLYIFDEGTYADTVTMSTPVPLEYLSQDEDLTVSIWSGTKAAPEIDPDENNDDFVISGMRLLLPDGRTLTPAGYDDPNQTIAMGDSTGKNDFYDSVFTIPDDAYTALAHAWDTTAVADGEHEIRATDGELEAAATVVVDNTAPQVRPSVTDGETYQGEIVLDAEITDGGSGVETVTAELDGEEIDLPHPTSSVELATGEHELAITATDARGNTTESVTTFAVPEEMPTGAVTAPTDGAEVAPGDVELTASVSDPTGDPLDVEFRQGYRYDLGDEQITTTQGTTQDAGALEREGSVLTAADLATDAGLEPVTSESAFPFTQFEVQVPAEAGEQADVRVAWEGTADADAQVILYALAADGGAWVEVDRHLTTADGEEISLGGTVAVGDHAAEGAVTVLVQHSEGFAGLDQTPREDLEPYHPDDTPRSEYDFTLAWESDTQYYNEEFYNHQVAIHDYLLERREELNLQYVIHTGDIVDDFDQPYQWENADPQYARFDEAGLPYGVLAGNHDVGSGLSDYTEYSRWFGADRFSANPWYAESFQDNRGHYDLISAGGIDFLMLYMGWDPGEEHIEWMNEVLAAHPERVAVVNLHEFMLTTGGLGPIPQQIMDEVVATNPNVRMVTSGHYHDAFLRVDGFDDDGDGVEDRKVHSMLFDYQGLPEGGLGYLRLLHFDNESEQMSVRTFSPSEDRYNSDDPNLLGPDEDPYLYQDFSISYADLRITPQDRELVTQSFTAEVLGETVIASFDDVATGIGAASAPGAGADGQRSVARMPVPNPDGSVTLSAIWTLTEPGEYGWFVQTADPYGAVSASEVMTFVVTGEGAGGPDGSDGSDGADDSDGADDSDGADGSDGGSAGGSDGAEGGPGGDLATTGASVGALLVAAGLLALIGAILVRRRNRSMG
- a CDS encoding TetR/AcrR family transcriptional regulator, whose protein sequence is MAAQQASYHHGNLRADLVEAGLALVRAGGPEALSLREATRSVGVTPSAAYRHFSGRPDLLAAVSSAVHERMATAMLRHWPAQDGRAWERLYAVGIGYIEFARAEPGWFAAFFTPDGVRSPDRVPPPFALLTEALDGMVGAGLLSEHARYGAEWPCWSAVHGFALLASSGPLRHTSAVELRHLADQTVRTAIAGICAESPVR
- a CDS encoding pirin family protein, with amino-acid sequence MSNVEARPQEVVCTTSRGAGIQVLEPRDVPLGGPRAMSVRRTLPQRALSLIGAWCFLDHYGPDDVASTGGMDVPPHPHTGLATVSWLFSGEIEHRDSAGHTARIGPGALSLMTAGAGISHSERSTAQTTTLHGVQMWVALPEIARFGERSFDRYEPPVVQGEGYRAQVFLGSALGGSSPITTPTDLLGAEVVLEAGAGVTVDQPGFELGVLVDSGEVTMSGSPVPAGHLGFREAREETLVIEAGERGARVVLFGGPPFGEEIVMWWNFVGRDHDEIVEFRRAWQREIGAETGGPHRPRFDLPNDPGPALPAPELPPVRIRPRAARRSL
- a CDS encoding YbjQ family protein is translated as MIVVTTNEIPGYRIDAVMGEVMGLTVRAANIGQNFVAGFRSLGGGEVTEYTRLVYESRQEVMNRMVTEAQRRGANAVIGMRFDTGDIAQSFSEVCAYGTAVYAVPLAGTEEGHTVQSAQIAARGGIESVPAGQGGSGPVPPPAAGYGAEAPQQSPQGQNPPPSQPSAPYGQTPAPPDPPQNPYL
- a CDS encoding Gfo/Idh/MocA family protein, yielding MTGEVRIGIIGYGAQGSTYARMLGEGQIAGARLAAVAEVDPDRREAVRTAHPEVPLFADHDSLLGSGAVDAVITTIPHYQHPEAAIAALAAGLHVLVEKPAGVYTSQVRELNEFAATKPDQTFAIMFNQRTNPLYRRIKEIVDAGEIGKIRRSNWIITTWWRPQGYYEQSAWRATWGGEGGGVLVNQAPHQLDLWQWICGVPQSVFAKAAFGFRRDIAVEDEVTALVDYGDGATGVFITATHDLIGTDRFEILGDRGKIVVDGSATATVTRLTEDERVISDGVAKEDVRRMFQGQLGLDEKMQTETISFDSAWGSQHAEVIRNFAAHINDGEPLLAPGTDGMNGVRLANAIHLSAWLGREVPLDFDESEYLAELNARIREEGQFPERS
- a CDS encoding mycothione reductase, encoding MPHVDLLLIGTGSGNSILNEEFRDRSVAIVERGTFGGTCLNVGCIPTKMFVHTADVAATPAASSRLGVDETLDRVRWPDIRDRIFGRIDPIADAGQVYRASHPDNDHVTLYRGTARFTGPRQVEVEPADGGAPVSLSADEVVVAAGGRPVVPDIDGLVEAGFHTSDTIMRLERLPEHMTILGGGFVAAELAHVFSAFGVAVTVINRSGALLRAEDEEISERFTHLARRRWDVRTETRLRRVHRQGETLELELDGPDGPTTLVTGELLVAVGRKPNTDLLDAQAGGLGINPAGLLVVDEYQRTTVEGVWALGDISSHWELKHVANHEARVVQHNLLHPEALRAADHRYVPHAVFSSPQVAAVGMSEKHARARGIEISVARQSYSDIAYGWAMEDTTGFAKLVAEKGTGRLLGAHIIGPQASTLLQPLIQAMSFEQDVRELARGQYWIHPSMPELVENALLQLE